ACCAAAAGCTTCCACAACTTCCATGACTTTAATAAGATTACTACTTATAATCCCCCTATCTTACAAACTACTACGCAGAGTGCTTACAACAACTATGGCTACCAGTCACAAAACTCGCCAAACTACGATGACCCCGAAACtgtcaacatcaactattcctatgATAAGAAAAAACAAAAGGTATCTGACAACGTCGGTCTCACACAACAAGTTTCCCAACAATACGCTAATGCTCCTGGAATGTTTGATCTACAGAGCTCTTTGAATGCTTTATCTCATCGACCCTCGTACGCAGTAATAGAAAATGTATCAGAAGAAGTATCAACACAATCGACCTCAGCAGCTTGGACTGTAACTCCACAAAACCACTACCAGGCATCTGAAGAAACGATTACAAAACCGGGCAATACCAATAACATTTTCGAGAGACCTACAACAACAAATCCTGATTCAGCTGATGAATACGCCATCGTCACGGAAGGCGGGAAAGGATACGATAATGGATTTAATTACGAGAGTCACATCGATACACAAAGCAGACGACCTCTTGGTGATGACTTCGAACCCATCGgcaaaactaaactaaaggaATACTATTACAAAGTGTCCACTCCAGCATACCACGACCACAAACCCTACAGACGAACTAAGAGGCCGAATGATGCATACAAACAAGACGTTACAACACAAAGTGCAAATAAAGAGAATAATGATGTTGCGATTGAAACGTTACCTACTCTGCCACCCAGTCTACACTTCAAACGTCCAAGCACTTCCGAACctatagtagataataatagagTTCGAAAACGCAACAAAATCAGGAGACGTCGTCCTATAAACCGGAACAAAAATGAAACAAGCACACGCAATGATGCATCTACAGAAGCTTCCACTACTACTTCAGATGAAATTCCCACTATACGACCACGAATAAGGCCTATTAAGACCAGAACTGAATCGAGTGTGACTACTCCAACTGTCACTACTGACTTAACTACGAGCGCATTACCAACCACTTCTGCAACCAAACCTACGGTAGTTAAAAAAAAGCTCCTCAGTCACAGACGCCCCCAAACAACTCCTTCGGATAAAATCGATACAACGACACAGTCGATAAAAGAAGATATTAAAGAGTCGCCGATTATGAAAATATCTTCACGTCCACATTCATCGAAAATACCTAATCTTAGTGACTTTAAATTTACGAGCGAAATTCCAGATTATAGTCATAAGCAGGATGAAAAAGATACACCAATAAGTGATGTCTCCGTAAGTTTAAGCGATAACTTTAAAGAATTTTCATTCCATAGGGACCTAAGACCTCTAGGAATGGAGTCCAGCACAGAACCTCTTAAAGAAACTGAACCAACAACTATTCCATCACGCACAGAATCAGATTCAAGAATATCAGGAAAAATTCATAGGCCAAGACTCAAAAGCAAGTTGGATAGACCGAAATTCAGCGTCAAAGATTATAGAAATCGGCTGAATTCAACAACAAGTACAACGGAGAAAGTAGTAGAAAATACACCCAAAGCAAGACATCCGCATAGGAAAAATCCATACAGCGAGGTCATTTTCAGCGACGTCGAAACTACAACTGAGAGAAAGAAGTTTACACCTAAAGAACCCAGACACAAGTTGAATAAGACTGAAAATAATGAACAGGAAATCCATTCGCGACACAACGGACGGAAGAATACAGACAGTGAAGTAACAACCCAAAAGATTTCAGCTCGTATTCGTAACGGGCAGAGACGACCAAAACCAACTGAAGATGCTACCGAAACAACGAGTCCTATAAATGTACATAAAAGGCCTTTAAGAAAGAAAATTTCTGACTCAGAAATCGGGCAATCAGTACAGGACGTAACTGTTACGGAAGCCACAGCAAGCAA
Above is a window of Maniola hyperantus chromosome 20, iAphHyp1.2, whole genome shotgun sequence DNA encoding:
- the LOC117992093 gene encoding mucin-3A-like, encoding MCACTSSANSWMGVRLCVVALATQTLLLSVACHKPHRRRSLAAQAQNLPVSKGGWRPVIGSGGLLYGSLNTAPLHSPYKIPVSGLEMYHSSARPLAARDINKLTSIAQSYRPTTLRTVPITSHSLPPNQPINSYLNPFALPSNLNQYKFLQNYPIDSVIFRNPHNSYSARPVLKNTKQKSQYHNNILQQLTNVQPIQFGQYNIPVDMYGKVEYARPDGKRPQSAETEIYKPEVYKLPDSDTASQFISQPVKTAQQQTYTSKFPINQYGHPFQDNVYNIQHFPNILGTFGSFGLQSVKGRDHLNPNTKTTYLPPQPTKQTIFNSFNYSPNFKTTSSVFSSTTPKLQTTQNHLFYGSTFNDLGNVPTPQTKLVSPLKIDPNAGSKHYFKASPQDPFTKSFHNFHDFNKITTYNPPILQTTTQSAYNNYGYQSQNSPNYDDPETVNINYSYDKKKQKVSDNVGLTQQVSQQYANAPGMFDLQSSLNALSHRPSYAVIENVSEEVSTQSTSAAWTVTPQNHYQASEETITKPGNTNNIFERPTTTNPDSADEYAIVTEGGKGYDNGFNYESHIDTQSRRPLGDDFEPIGKTKLKEYYYKVSTPAYHDHKPYRRTKRPNDAYKQDVTTQSANKENNDVAIETLPTLPPSLHFKRPSTSEPIVDNNRVRKRNKIRRRRPINRNKNETSTRNDASTEASTTTSDEIPTIRPRIRPIKTRTESSVTTPTVTTDLTTSALPTTSATKPTVVKKKLLSHRRPQTTPSDKIDTTTQSIKEDIKESPIMKISSRPHSSKIPNLSDFKFTSEIPDYSHKQDEKDTPISDVSVSLSDNFKEFSFHRDLRPLGMESSTEPLKETEPTTIPSRTESDSRISGKIHRPRLKSKLDRPKFSVKDYRNRLNSTTSTTEKVVENTPKARHPHRKNPYSEVIFSDVETTTERKKFTPKEPRHKLNKTENNEQEIHSRHNGRKNTDSEVTTQKISARIRNGQRRPKPTEDATETTSPINVHKRPLRKKISDSEIGQSVQDVTVTEATASNDNKNDITSERTRSESAIMKIADKKHQDHIERLFEHSKRVSDLTLAASKDYNTPGMFKSIPSNSRRIPSYFTIATDDPILPIEAFFPQLNQKKES